From the genome of Planctomycetia bacterium:
AACGCCGCGGCCTATTGGACTCCACGCTGGTCATTTGGGGCGGCGAGTTTGGACGCACGCCGATGAGCGAAAGCGGCAATGGGCGCGATCACAATCCTTACGGCTTTACCATGTGGATGGCCGGCGGCGGCATCTGCGGCGGCGTCACGTACGGCGCGACCGACGAAATCGGCCTCTACGCCATCGACGGTCGCGTCCACGTGCATGACATTCACGCCACGATCCTGCATTGCCTGGGGCTCGATCATCAGCGTTTGACCTACCTCCACAATGGCCGCGACGAACGAGCCACGATCAACGGTGGGAACGTCATCCGCGAAGTATTGGCCTGAACGCTGCATTCCTCAGTCAAGTCGGTGACCGCTCCAGGTGATTCTGGAACATGATCCGCATGCCATGGTTCACGCGTGGTTGCCATTGCGAAGCGCCGCTCATACTCTGGAAGATTCGTTCCCATCAGGCGATCCCTGATGTTGAAGTAGAGGCCGAAGTGTGCTCGGTATTTTTCATGGTGCAATCCATGATGAGTCACGGAATTGAGCACGCGGCCCAAGGGGTTGTGCAAGAAGCTGCCCGGGAAAATCTTGTATTCGCAATGTCCGAATACGTTGAACGGAATTTGTCAGAGCCGCAAAAGCGATTACGATCGTGACGAGTCCGAAGATGGCAATGCTACACAGCGAATGCCCGATTTCGCGCAGCATCTGCCGCATAGTGGGATCGTGTACGGAAATGCGCCGGTGACGCAGCGCCTGGCGAAAGACAACGTGGTTCTTCGGGGATTTTAGTGAGTTAGGCTCAAAGCTCACTCCCTCCGACTTCACCAACAAAGGCAACGCTGCCTTCGCATGCGCCGGCCATCGGTCGCAAGCAGGAAAGTGAGCGACCGATGACCGGCTCCGAGGAAGGCAGCGCCCCCCATGTTTCCCACGGAACATGAACCCTGCCGCGGGCTTTTGGCCGAGCATGACTCCGACTACCGAATGCGGTATTTCGACCGACATCATTGTCACGACGACGGTGCCGCGCACCGAAGTTGATCTGTTCGGCATATTCTAGGACGCCCAGGACGCCAATAGCGCGCTGGCGTACGGTATTCAAAGCGTGGGAGGGTCGGCGAGCTACTTTGATGCTGTTTCAATCACCTCTGGTATTCCACGAACACTCCTGATCGAGTTCGCCGGCGCCAGCAATTTTATGGATGTGCCGATCACGGTGCGGGCGACAGATCCAAGCGGCTTGACCAAGGACGTCACGCTTTCCTTCGCCCGCGCTGAATCGCTTCCATGCGGCGTGAAGAACGCGAGGCAATGTCACGCCGCATCTCAGCCAACACGTCGTCGCCGTTCCAGACGCCCCGAGTGATGAACTTCTACTAGGTCCGCACCTCTCCGCCATCCCCCGGTTCTGCATCCGCTCAGGGATGGGCCTCGGCGACGGCTGCGCCGTCGCCGAGGCCCATCCCTCCGCTCCAGCAGCACAGCGGTCTTACCCCAACGTTACCTTCATAACGGGTGGTACAGGAATTCGTGGCTGGTCACCCCGTTATAGACGTGTGTTACGCCGCCCAAGGTTCGCCATTATCCAGCCACATCCGTCCTATAGCCAAAACCACTCGTCCGCCAACATCCACCGCCGTCCAGGCACGTCCGTTGCGCAGAACATCCCGACTTGGCTACAAATTGGCTACACGAACGCCCAAAAACGGGCTGCGAGATGCGGTTAGAGCAACAAAAAAAGTCCGTGCAACTCTTTGAGTTACGCGGACTTACGTCAGGCGGAGGGCATGGGGCTCGAACCCACAACCGGTTACCCGGCACCACATTTCCAGTTGCGACGTGGCATGTTCCACGGACGTCCAGGATCGTTCTAAGTCGTACACCGTGGCCTAGTTGCGGGGAAAGCATTTGTCCACGATTGTCCAATTTGTTCTTAGACGTGTGCCCCTTTGGCTACATATTGGCTACACAGACGCAAACTGATTGCCCGGCACCGCCAATGACATACACTGCCAGGCAGTTTGTCAAACTGATTGTGGCTTCTATTTTCATCTGTCGGTAGGCTTCGTTGATTGCGGCAAAGCACTCGCAGGTGGCTTCGCCCACTCGAACGCCGCACACACTCATTTCTCGTAAACACGCCAAGACCAGGCGTGCCGACGGCGCGGCGGAAGGCCCGTACGGCATCAGCAAAGCGAGCCACTACAGCTTGATCACCAGACACTGAGTGCTTGGCAACTCAACCAGTTCTTCCGCCTTATCAGCCAGGAACTCGGCAAATGCCTGTCGCACTCCGGCCAGGATCGAGTAATCATGCGACAGCATGACTCCGCCAGGGAGCATCCGCTCGTAGAAGAACCGGAGGCAATCGAGAGTGCTCTGGTACAAGTCGACATCGAAATGGACGAAAGAAAACCTAGCGTTCGCGAGTGGCAGGGTGCCATCGGGAAAGCGACCTTTGTGAAAATGCACGTTAGAGTAACCGCTCAAATACGTTCGCACCGAGCCCAGACTGCATGCGTATTGGCCAGGGACATGTACGTGATTGTCGGCCGCACTCGATTCCGGCAGGCCCTCAAACGTATCGAACAAATGCAAGGGGGTTTCCCCTTTTGCCTCGCAGATCATCTTGGCGGAGCCTCCCTGGTACACACCCACCTCGGCCATGCTGCCCGACAACTTGGCAGTTGATCGCGCCAGGGAGTACACCAAAAAGGCTTCATTGGCCGTTACCAACCAACGCCGCTCACGGCGTACCTGGCGGATCAAACGCACAATCGCCGGATCCTTATGGCCGACGAGACCCAGCAGCTCTAGCGTCGCCACGGTCCCGATCGAGATTCGCTCCAGGACGCCACCGCCGATGAGGCGTTGGAAGCGCGCGTTTCTTAGCCACATGGCGGGCCTTATCCAGATGGGGGAGCCGTGGACTATGGAGAATGCAAGTGTCAATCCGACTGAAGCTTACCACAACCCTCTGCTGATCGCGGAACATGCGCCGCAAAGAAAAAGCGGCGACGATGTCATTCGGCGCTCCAATTTGGTTCTCCCGCGCTTTTGGTGAACCGCCGCCAGTTACTGAAGCGGATACCGTCTGAAAGCGGCGCTCGAATAGTGCAGCGTTTGGCGGGTCGCCGATGGTCGGTCGAAAAGTGTAGCGCTCATGTCCCCTGTCGTGAGTTACCCAGCAAAAACGGCGATCTTGCCTCCGCGTTCGCGGGCGGGCGCGAGGGGCATTGACCCGACAACTGGATAATCTTAGGCGCTGCACAATGCCACGAATTCGCTTTAATCGTCCACCCAAACGAGGTAGTGAATGGTGGCACTTCCGAGCTTCGCGGATATAGACTTGCGTCCTGCCTTGGGGACGAGTGCGTCCGTCCCTGACCTACGCTTCCCGCCGAGCTTCAATCCGGCCAACGTTGTGGAAAAGACGATTAACCAAATTCGCGAACAGCGCAAGCGGGCCATGGAATCGCCTCAGAAGTAACGACACTTCACTAAGCGACCGTGAGAAGTAAAGCCGGAGCTGGCGAATGCGCCGGCTCCGGTTTTTCATGGGTCGAGTGTTTTCTTCCGGCGCTTTGACTAGGCGCGGTCAAAGCGATCCAGGTTCATCACCTTGGTCCAGGCCGCGACAAAGTCTTGCACGAACTTCTTCTCCGCGTCGGAACTTCCGTAGACTTCGGCCACGGCCCGGAGTTGGGAGTTCGAACCGAAGATCAAGTCGACGCGCGTGCCGGTCCACTTCAGCTCGCCGGATTTGCAATCGCGCCCTTCAAACACGTCGGCGTCGGACGAGACCGGCTTCCACTGTGTTCGCATGTCGAGCAAGTTGATGAAGAAATCGTTGGTCAGCGCTTCGGGCCGTTTGGTGAAGACGCCGTGGCGAACCTGGCCGGCGTTGGTGTTCAGAACGCGGAGGCCGCCCAACAATACCGTCATTTCGGGCGCGGTCAACGTCAACAATTGCGCCTTGTCGATCAGTAACGTTTCGGCCGGGACGGTGTACTTCCCCTTAAGGTAGTTGCGGAATCCGTCCGCAATCGGTTCCAGCACTTCGAAGGATTCCACATCGGTCTGTTCCTGCGAGGCGTCCATGCGCCACGGCGCAAATGGAACCGCGACGTCATGCCCGGCGTTCTTGGCCGCTTGCTCAACTGCAGCGCAACCGGCCAACACGATCAGGTCCGCCAGCGAGACCTTCTTGCCGCCCGGCTGCGCACTGTTGAACGCGCTCTGGATGTCTTCCAGAGTCTTCAGCACCGTAGCCAATTGAGCGGGTTGGTTGACTTCCCAATTCTTCTGCGGCGCCAGCCGA
Proteins encoded in this window:
- a CDS encoding TylF/MycF/NovP-related O-methyltransferase; its protein translation is MWLRNARFQRLIGGGVLERISIGTVATLELLGLVGHKDPAIVRLIRQVRRERRWLVTANEAFLVYSLARSTAKLSGSMAEVGVYQGGSAKMICEAKGETPLHLFDTFEGLPESSAADNHVHVPGQYACSLGSVRTYLSGYSNVHFHKGRFPDGTLPLANARFSFVHFDVDLYQSTLDCLRFFYERMLPGGVMLSHDYSILAGVRQAFAEFLADKAEELVELPSTQCLVIKL